A DNA window from Syngnathus typhle isolate RoL2023-S1 ecotype Sweden linkage group LG2, RoL_Styp_1.0, whole genome shotgun sequence contains the following coding sequences:
- the nfe2 gene encoding transcription factor NF-E2 45 kDa subunit: MCSTANYVPPPRRSCEILTFPSSRACGGAPAHFLGGRAHGAQHSPTDMDAAWQELMAITELQGLETSADSSYQTSQYQSIEPAPPMGAYGPAPRHSAAFEVGPADGGYSEGHRAEQLYEHSGPQLDQTMALAGQMSSAEAGRDDRRPNGGVPRRAMWTTRGHGSFAHSADDLESDSGLSLGSSPPLASPETSAAGLMAAYRGLDMSVACDGETGGGRTLNYQTDYQNRFDAYPGAQESYFASQPHLSHSQFNMANPEPAKNLTLGDLYCPESASRGSWQHAVHSKAQGAVQTAASKDERRAAALKIPFPLERIVNLPVDDFNELLTQHTLNDAQLALIKDIRRRGKNKVAAQNCRKRKLDSIIHLERELAQLEAHRDSLVQQRLEFQRSLTYIKRHLGQLYTEVFSQLTDESGRPYSVDEYCLQQMADGETYLVPHTTSGEK; this comes from the exons ATGTGTTCAACAGCAAACTACGTGCCCCCGCCAAGGAGGTCCTGCGAG ATACTGACCTTCCCTTCGAGCAGAGCGTGCGGCGGAGCGCCTGCTCATTTCCTCGGCGGTAGAGCTCATGGAGCGCAACATTCGCCGACAGACATGGACGCCGCCTGGCAGGAGTTGATGGCCATAACAGAGTTGCAG gGCTTGGAGACATCTGCCGACAGCTCCTACCAAACGAGCCAGTACCAAAGTATCGAGCCAGCGCCTCCGATGGGCGCATACGGGCCCGCTCCCCGCCATTCCGCCGCGTTTGAGGTGGGCCCGGCCGACGGAGGTTACTCCGAAGGTCACCGCGCAGAGCAACTCTATGAGCACTCGGGACCGCAACTTGATCAGACGATGGCTCTCGCGGGACAGATGAGCTCAGCGGAAGCCGGTCGAGATGACAGAAGGCCCAACGGCGGTGTGCCCCGTCGCGCCATGTGGACAACACGCGGCCATGGTTCGTTTGCTCATTCGGCCGATGATTTGGAGTCAGACTCTGGACTCTCGCTGGGCTCCAGCCCACCTTTGGCCTCACCGGAAACTTCCGCCGCTGGTTTAATGGCGGCCTACAGGGGTTTGGACATGTCCGTCGCATGTGACGGGGAAACGGGCGGCGGAAGAACACTCAACTACCAGACAGATTACCAGAATCGTTTTGACGCATACCCGGGTGCGCAAGAATCTTATTTCGCATCCCAACCGCATTTAAGCCATTCGCAGTTCAACATGGCGAATCCCGAGCCAGCCAAAAATTTGACCTTGGGTGACCTTTACTGCCCCGAGTCAGCCAGCAGAGGGAGCTGGCAACACGCCGTGCATTCAAAAGCTCAAGGAGCCGTCCAGACAGCAGCCAGCAAGGATGAGAGGCGGGCGGCGGCATTGAAGATCCCCTTCCCGTTGGAGAGGATCGTCAACCTGCCAGTGGATGACTTCAACGAGTTGCTGACGCAGCACACCCTGAACGACGCCCAACTGGCGCTGATCAAGGACATTAGGCGCAGGGGCAAGAACAAAGTGGCAGCTCAAAACTGTCGCAAGCGCAAACTGGACAGTATCATTCATCTGGAAAGAGAGCTGGCTCAGCTGGAGGCTCACAGAGACAGCCTGGTGCAGCAGAGGTTGGAATTCCAGCGCAGCTTGACATACATCAAGCGTCACCTCGGCCAACTCTACACCGAGGTGTTTTCTCAGCTGACGGATGAAAGCGGACGACCGTATTCCGTCGACGAGTACTGCTTGCAACAGATGGCGGACGGAGAAACCTATCTGGTGCCTCACACGACGTCGGGCGAGAAATAG
- the LOC133143177 gene encoding heterogeneous nuclear ribonucleoprotein A1-like yields the protein MSKDIPREPEQLRKLFIGGLSFETTDESLRAHFEQWGSLTDCVVMRDSNNRRSRGFGFVTYSSVQEVDAAMSARPHKVDGRVVEPKRAVSREDSNRPGAHVTVKKIFVGGIKEDTEEQHLRDYFEQFGKIEVVEIMNDRNTGRKRGFGFVTFDDHDAVDRIVIQKYHTINSHNCEVRKALPRQDMQSSGMRGGGFSGGRSGGGGGGGRPYDYDRGYNQGSRGRYSDNHYNGNDGGYGGGYNNGGNRSYSQGYNQGGGGGGGGGGYGGNNYDSNGYGCGGGGSYNMGHYDSQSSNFGPMKNNFGGGGGGGGGSRSYGGYGGNSNSGYGRQGRF from the exons ATGTCTAAAGAT ATCCCACGTGAGCCAGAGCAGCTTCGCAAGCTGTTTATCGGAGGATTGAGCTTCGAAACCACAGACGAAAGTTTGCGGGCCCATTTCGAACAATGGGGTAGTCTTACCGATTGTGTG GTCATGAGGGATTCCAACAACAGGAGATCCAGGGGGTTTGGCTTTGTCACCTACTCATCAGTACAGGAGGTGGATGCTGCTATGTCAGCTCGTCCCCATAAGGTGGACGGAAGAGTGGTTGAACCTAAGCGTGCCGTCTCCAGAGAG GACTCCAACCGACCGGGCGCTCATGTCACAGTCAAGAAAATATTTGTTGGAGGTATTAAGGAAGACACTGAGGAACAACACTTGCGTGACTATTTCGAGCAATTTGGCAAGATCGAGGTGGTTGAGATTATGAACGATCGGAATACCGGAAGGAAGAGGGGCTTTGGTTTTGTGACTTTTGATGACCACGACGCAGTGGACAGGATCGTCA TTCAGAAATATCACACCATTAACTCCCACAACTGCGAAGTGAGAAAGGCCCTCCCGCGGCAGGATATGCAGTCCTCGGGAATGAGAGGAGGAG GATTTTCAGGCGGACGCAGCGGCGGTGGAGGCGGTGGCGGGCGGCCCTATGACTACGACCGAGGTTACAACCAGG GAAGCAGGGGTAGATATAGTGACAACCACTACAACGGCAATGATGGAG gcTACGGAGGTGGATATAACAATGGAGGGAACCGCAGCTATAGCCAAGGATACAaccagggaggaggaggaggaggcggcggtggaGGCTACGGCGGAAATAACTACGACAGCAACGGTTACG GCTGCGGAGGGGGCGGCAGCTACAACATGGGTCACTATGATTCTCAGTCCTCCAACTTTGGCCCCATGAAGAACAactttggcggcggcggcggcggtggaggCGGCAGCAGGAGCTATG GTGGCTATGGGGGAAACTCAAACAGTGGCTATGGACGTCAAGGGCGATTTTGA
- the cbx5 gene encoding chromobox protein homolog 5, translating into MGKKSREDDSSSSDEEEYVVEKVLDRRVTKGRVEFFLKWKGYSDKHNTWEPEKNLDCPELISEFMKTYKKSGSSTPSSAASKPGTAPSPGRAKDSGSSKKRSSDDDEDDEGGSKPKKKKEDEILVARGFEKGLEPEKIIGATDSCGDLMFLMKWKDSDEADLVLAKDANLKCPQIVISFYEERLTWHEDGDKKEKDAVSV; encoded by the exons ATGGGCAAAAAGTCTCGCGAAGACGACTCCTCTTCGTCGGATGAAGAAGAGTATGTTGTGGAGAAGGTGCTGGACCGGCGGGTGACGAAAGGCAGGGTCGAGTTCTTTCTCAAGTGGAAAGGATATTCAGA CAAGCACAACACATGGGAACCAGAGAAGAACCTGGACTGCCCTGAGCTCATTTCCGAGTTTATGAAGACTTACAAAAAAAGTGGGAGCTCCACTCCAAGTAGCGCAGCCAGCAAGCCCGGCACAGCCCCCTCTCCAGGACGCGCCAAAGACTCCGGGAGCTCCAAGAAGAGGAGCTCGGACGACGACGAAGACGACGAGGGTGGAAGcaaacctaaaaaaaagaaagag GATGAAATTCTAGTGGCCCGAGGCTTTGAGAAGGGCCTTGAACCAGAGAAAATCATTGGAGCAACTGACTCGTGTGGTGATTTGATGTTCTTGATGAAATG GAAAGATTCCGATGAGGCGGACCTTGTGCTCGCGAAAGACGCCAATCTCAAGTGCCCGCAGATCGTCATCTCCTTCTACGAGGAACGCCTCACCTGGCACGAGGACGGCGACAAGAA